One window of the Acaryochloris sp. CCMEE 5410 genome contains the following:
- a CDS encoding MEKHLA domain-containing protein, whose amino-acid sequence MNLASFPWLEAEIIRHSLRLIKSYQNWTGKPLTGDAPSPAEIAHDLFHASFVLLSHGTETDPVLNYGNQPALDLWETTWPELTAMPSRLTAEPHEWQSRAQLLNQAAQQHYIQNYQGIRISTTGRRFRISNAEIWDIWDEQGQKCGQAAKFSQWEWL is encoded by the coding sequence ATGAATTTGGCGTCTTTCCCTTGGCTAGAAGCTGAAATAATTCGTCATAGTTTGAGACTAATAAAGAGTTATCAGAACTGGACAGGAAAACCACTGACGGGGGATGCTCCTTCTCCTGCCGAGATCGCCCATGATTTATTTCATGCCTCTTTTGTACTGCTATCCCACGGTACAGAGACTGACCCCGTTCTTAATTACGGAAACCAGCCTGCCCTTGATCTCTGGGAAACAACCTGGCCTGAACTGACTGCTATGCCCTCTCGCTTGACCGCAGAGCCACATGAGTGGCAAAGCCGAGCTCAGCTCCTTAATCAAGCAGCCCAGCAGCATTATATTCAAAACTATCAAGGGATCCGGATCTCCACCACAGGCCGCCGATTTAGAATCAGCAATGCGGAAATATGGGATATCTGGGATGAGCAAGGGCAAAAATGTGGACAAGCAGCCAAGTTCAGCCAGTGGGAATGGCTATAA